One window of the bacterium genome contains the following:
- a CDS encoding phosphate/phosphite/phosphonate ABC transporter substrate-binding protein gives MTKKLLGIMLICFSLAQAGEIWAKTYYLGILPLRKPTEMMERFKGIEKVLRAETGLDIRLKLYPTTGVTGGYTAVVKDIVAGEIDFAFLAPVTCVQAAGSGPVLPFACAQKSGSPTYYGHLAVKVESPYQSLKDLKGKKVCGTSPSSTSGNLMPTGWLKDQGIDKFKYFQFEHLGRHDKAAQAVIIGQFAACFINEATFNQYNEEKEQLRSLWRHPAVPEFPLCVNTKTIPKKELKKVKQALLNMHKKNLADIQLVNKKYEKWVSIELADYNTVKKACDSIHGEKFYDLDYWKKKFDK, from the coding sequence ATGACAAAAAAATTATTAGGAATTATGTTGATCTGTTTTAGCTTGGCGCAAGCGGGAGAAATCTGGGCAAAAACATATTATCTCGGTATTTTGCCACTTAGAAAACCCACGGAGATGATGGAAAGATTCAAGGGAATAGAAAAAGTTCTTCGCGCGGAAACCGGCCTGGATATACGTTTAAAACTGTATCCCACCACCGGGGTTACCGGCGGATACACTGCCGTGGTGAAAGATATTGTGGCCGGTGAAATTGATTTTGCATTTCTTGCGCCCGTTACCTGCGTACAAGCTGCCGGCAGCGGCCCGGTGCTTCCCTTTGCCTGCGCTCAAAAATCCGGTTCCCCGACTTATTACGGCCATCTCGCGGTTAAAGTTGAATCTCCCTACCAATCACTTAAAGATTTAAAAGGAAAAAAAGTATGCGGGACCAGTCCTTCTTCCACTTCCGGCAATCTCATGCCGACCGGCTGGCTGAAAGACCAGGGAATTGACAAATTTAAATATTTTCAATTTGAACATCTCGGCAGGCATGATAAAGCTGCGCAAGCGGTTATTATTGGACAGTTTGCCGCTTGTTTCATAAATGAAGCCACTTTCAATCAATACAATGAAGAAAAAGAACAGTTGCGAAGTCTCTGGCGGCATCCTGCCGTACCGGAGTTCCCGCTTTGCGTCAATACCAAAACAATTCCTAAAAAAGAATTAAAAAAAGTCAAACAGGCACTCCTTAACATGCATAAAAAAAATCTTGCTGATATCCAATTGGTGAATAAAAAATACGAAAAATGGGTATCTATAGAATTAGCGGATTATAATACGGTAAAAAAAGCGTGTGATTCGATTCACGGTGAAAAATTTTATGACCTGGATTACTGGAAAAAAAAGTTTGATAAATAA